In the Tribolium castaneum strain GA2 chromosome 1, icTriCast1.1, whole genome shotgun sequence genome, one interval contains:
- the LOC657014 gene encoding lysosomal alpha-mannosidase — protein MFRRTLVPAWIFAGVCFHLCATAAIKSATQCGYQACNPVKDGFINVHLVPHTHDDVGWLKTVDQYFYGANNSIQNAGVQYIIDSVIDELKKDPKRKFIYVETAYFWKWWIHQHDFVKHQVKTYVNNGQLEFIGGAWTMNDEATTHYQSIIDQFTWGLRKLNDTFGDCGRPKIGWQIDPFGHSREMASIFAQLGFDGLLLGRIDYEDKDKRFESKTPEMIWKGSDNLDADIFTGVMYNTYAPPKGFCFDIMCDDEPLVDDKKSPLYNIERKVDDFFAYLDNVTKAYTTSNVIITMGEDFNYQNAHTWFKNLDKLIYYANQRQINGSKYNLLYSTPSCYTKAVHDSNQKFVSKTDDFFPYSSDGNSFWTGYFTSRPTLKRFERQGNNFLQVCKQLYALVDLGPEDWVDLNALREAMGVMQHHDAITGTEKQHVAEDYARILQGGIDECQFIVNTALSKIITGENSTGPDPGPKFPINTCWLTNTSSCPFSEDQDNFLVTVYNPLSRPVTKYVRLPVIGEAYSVKCPQGKELLTQLIPIPDAVKNMPGRVSKATVELIFEAPFVPPLGFKTFTVSKKTGNEVLKAEKITKIADGEVGFTLDPNSGLLKTVILNGKTVDVNQEFLYYEGFVGDNEEPKNRSSGAYIFRPIPGKDPVVVADKVDYKIFRGNLVSEVQQVFNEWITQTIRVYRTESYIEFDWIVGPIPDTDANGKEIITRFTTPLNTKSTFYTDSNGREMLKRVRNARPTWTLTLEEPVSGNYYPVTSKIVLVDESQDLELAVLTDRAQGGTSLQDGQLELMVHRNCLHDDAFGVAEALNETAFGKGLVARGSHFLTLGPHFKKTGNVSTAALERDIAQRKVLDSWVFISAPYNDSKYIKEFSGLKRALPANVQILTLEPWKGFSFLLRLEHVLEKGEDADLSQPAIVNLQNLFTPFEIKSIRETTLGANQWLEKNERLEFEAKDLFRKNEKRATLIRALDDYQITLNPMQIRTFVIEIEKN, from the exons ATGTTCAGAAGAACGCTAGTCCCGGCGTGGATTTTTGCCGGAGTTTGTTTCCACTTGTGTGCAACTGCTGCCATCAAAAGTGCAACCCAATGCGGATATCAG GCTTGTAATCCAGTCAAGGATGGGTTTATCAACGTCCACCTTGTCCCTCACACCCATGACGATGTTGGGTGGCTAAAAACCGTCGATCAGTATTTCTACGGAGCCAATAATTCGATCCAAAACGCTGGTGTTCAATACATCATTGATTCAGTCATTGACGAGTTGAAGAAAGACCCCAAGAGAAAATTTATCTACGTTGAAACGGCCTATTTTTGGAAGTGGTGGATCCACCAACACGATTTCGTCAAACACCAAGTCAAAACTTACGTCAACAACGGCCAATTGGAGTTCATTGGAGGTGCCTGGACTATGAATGATGAAGCAACAACGCACTACCAATCAATCATTGACCAGTTCACTTGGGGTCTGAG gAAATTGAATGATACGTTTGGCGACTGTGGTCGTCCTAAAATCGGCTGGCAAATCGACCCGTTTGGGCACAGCCGTGAGATGGCCTCGATTTTTGCCCAACTGGGCTTCGATGGGCTTCTCCTGGGCCGTATTGACTATGAGGATAAAGACAAGAGATTTGAGTCTAAAACACCGGAAATGATATGGAAAGGTAGTGATAACCTGGACGCTGATATTTTCACTGGAGTGATGTATAACACGTACGCGCCTCCGAAAGGCTTCTGTTTTGATATTATGTGCGACGATGAGCCACTTGTTGATGATAAGAAAAGTCCACTTTACAATATCGAGCGGAAAGTTGATGATTTCTTCGCGTATCTTGATAATGTAACGAAGGCTTACACCACGTCTAATGTTATCATCACAATGGGGGAGGATTTCAACTATCAGAATGCACACACGTGGTTCAAAAATTTGGATAAGCTCATCTA TTATGCCAACCAAAGACAAATCAACGGCTCCAAATACAACCTCCTCTACTCCACCCCCTCCTGCTACACCAAAGCCGTCCACGACTCCAACCAAAAATTCGTCTCAAAAACCGACGACTTCTTCCCCTACTCCTCGGACGGCAACTCCTTCTGGACCGGTTACTTCACCTCCCGGCCCACTCTAAAGCGCTTCGAGCGCCAAGGCAACAACTTCCTCCAAGTCTGCAAGCAACTCTACGCCTTAGTAGACCTCGGTCCTGAAGACTGGGTCGATTTGAACGCTCTGAGAGAAGCCATGGGTGTGATGCAGCACCACGATGCCATCACAGGCACGGAAAAACAACACGTGGCAGAAGACTACGCCCGGATCCTCCAAGGGGGCATTGACGAGTGCCAATTTATCGTAAACACAGCCTTGAGTAAAATCATCACAGGGGAGAACAGCACAGGGCCTGACCCGGGGCCCAAATTCCCGATTAATACGTGTTGGTTGACCAACACCAGCTCCTGTCCTTTTAGTGAAGATCAGGATAATTTCCTTGTTACGGTTTATAATCCTTTGAGTCGTCCTGTGACCAAATATGTGAGACTGCCAGTCATTGGGGAGGCTTACAGTGTCAAGTGCCCACAAGGCAAGGAACTTTTGACCCAACTGATCCCTATTCCAGACGCTGTGAAAAATATGCCAGGTCGTGTGAGCAAAGCAACAGTTGAGCTTATTTTTGAAGCACCGTTTGTGCCACCACTTGGCTTCAAAACCTTCACAGTGAGCAAAAAAACCGGGAATGAAGTACTCAAAGcggaaaaaatcaccaaaattgcTGATGGGGAAGTTGGTTTTACGCTGGACCCGAATTCAGGTCTCTTGAAGACAGTTATTTTGAACGGGAAGACGGTTGATGTTAACCAAGAGTTTCTCTACTATGAAGGGTTTGTCGGTGATAATGAAGAGCCGAAAAATCGGTCGTCGGGAGCGTACATTTTCCGGCCAATTCCGGGCAAGGATCCGGTCGTTGTAGCGGACAAGGTggattataaaattttcagagGGAATTTGGTTTCTGAGGTGCAGCAAGTTTTCAACGAGTGGATCACTCAAACAATTCGGGTTTATCGAACGGAGAGCTACATCGAGTTTGATTGGATTGTGGGCCCAATTCCAGACAC AGACGCCAACGGCAAAGAAATAATCACTCGCTTCACCACACCCCTCAACACCAAATCCACCTTCTACACGGACTCAAACGGCCGAGAAATGCTCAAACGTGTCCGAAACGCCCGCCCCACCTGGACCCTCACCCTCGAAGAACCCGTTTCTGGCAACTACTACCCCGTCACTTCAAAAATAGTCCTAGTGGACGAGTCCCAAGACCTGGAGCTGGCCGTTTTGACTGATAGAGCCCAAGGTGGTACCAGCCTCCAGGACGGACAACTCGAACTCATGGTCCATCGGAACTGCCTCCATGACGATGCTTTCGGAGTCGCTGAAGCCCTCAACGAGACGGCGTTCGGCAAAGGCCTGGTGGCCAGAGGGTCGCATTTTTTGACTCTTGGAccccattttaaaaaaacggGAAATGTGAGCACAGCCGCCTTGGAAAGGGATATCGCCCAGAGGAAGGTTCTGGATTCGTGGGTGTTTATCTCGGCACCTTACAATGACTCCAAATATATTAAAGAG TTTTCAGGCCTGAAACGCGCTTTGCCTGCCAACGTCCAAATCCTGACCCTGGAGCCTTGGAAAGGCTTCTCTTTCCTTCTCCGCCTAGAACACGTTTTGGAAAAGGGCGAAGATGCAGATTTATCTCAACCAGCAATCGTCAACTTGCAGAATTTGTTCACACCTTTCGAAATTAAATCAATTCGTGAAACCACGCTCGGAGCCAATCAATGGTTGGAGAAGAACGAACGTTTGGAATTTGAAGCCAAAGACTTGTTCCGGAAGAACGAGAAGCGAGCAACTCTGATAAGAGCCCTTGACGACTATCAGATAACGCTGAATCCGATGCAAATCCGAACTTTTGTAATAGAAATAGAGAAGAATTGA
- the LOC656928 gene encoding lysosomal alpha-mannosidase encodes MRLQSTPCEKSVKSLVSLVLQMTFAVLLFCVFFALSVEGKPLAEGEPTCGYEACPKVGSDTFNVHLIPHSHDDVGWLKTPDQYYFQDVQNIISSVVDALKQNPERRFVQVETAFFQKWWEQQKPYTREALQKLVNNGQFEFINAAWSMNDEAAVHYQSTIDQFTLGLRYIQDNLGKCARPKVAWQIDPFGHSREQASISAHMGFDSMFFARLDYRDKNRRLDNRSMDLLWRGSANLGNTSDIFTSVLYRHYSAPPNFCFDIVCNDAAINDDPESPDYNLEERVGEFADFVREQAKHYPTNNILVTMGDDFRYEAAMTTYMNLDLLIKGFETFEQKVDDKRIKVLYSTPSCYTKAVNDYVNSNNQALELKTDDFFPYADGPNTYWTGYFTSRPASKHFERQGNNLLQVVKQIAANLQQPYDREEMTELKEAVGVMQHHDAITGTEKQHVAKNYHFLLSRAMKSANDFVGALLSIFISRDAFDFEFDSCLLANVSSCDKTNSDKFTLVVYNPLSHTTTTTVMLPVYERTSWKITDPDGNSVDYQIDSSLTDFTYVEDATTSANTVQFAAKDLPPHGYKVYQFEATKKEETGKPSPRRVVGYDNASFEISEQTGLLEAVTLNGIRVEVSQDFQYYESQDSSGAYIFVPQGQEAKRIASGPITTTLVTGNVSQGVLQEFGSWARQFIKVYKDDQNFIEFDWIIGPIDISDNVGKEVITKFTTPLKNNGEFYTDSNGREFIKRTRNHRPDYDYSDEQPVSGNYYPVNNRIAIRDDDQKIELAIITDRSQGGSSLNDGEVELMVHRACQHDDGRGVGENLNEQEFGQGIKVRGKHYLVVGPTSGQEKKSLAAIEREIAQRKTVTPWFFVSNKDATGALNQLQHSGLKSDLPENVQILTLEPWDDDTVLLRLEHVLEKGEDDNLSKDVTVDLSDLFTFFTINELQETTLGANMLLEENVRMHWPGSSDDGSQKVKNVTDLKVTLSPMEIRTFVAKITYNPL; translated from the exons ATGCGATTGCAGTCGACACCGTGTGAGAAAAGTGTGAAAAGTTTGGTCAGTTTGGTGTTACAAATGACTTTTGCTGTGTTATTGTTCTGTGTTTTCTTCGCTTTGAGCGTTGAGGGCAAACCATTAGCCGAGGGCGAACCGACTTGCGGTTACGAG gctTGTCCAAAAGTCGGGTCCGACACCTTCAACGTGCACCTCATCCCCCACTCCCATGACGATGTGGGTTGGCTTAAAACCCCCGATCAGTACTACTTCCAAG atgTCCAAAATATAATAAGCTCAGTGGTTGatgctttaaaacaaaaccCTGAACGAAGGTTCGTCCAGGTGGAAACCGCTTTCTTCCAGAAGTGGTGGGAGCAACAAAAGCCCTACACTCGGGAAGCCCttcaaaaattagttaataacGGCCAATTTGAGTTTATTAACGCTGCCTGGAGTATGAATGACGAGGCAGCTGTCCATTATCAGTCGACCATCGACCAGTTTACTCTAGGTCTGAGGTACATTCAAGACAATTTGGGCAAATGTGCTAGGCCTAAAGTAGCCTGGCAGATCGACCCTTTTGGACATAGTCGGGAACAAGCGTCTATTTCTGCCCATATGGGGTTCGACAGCATGTTTTTCGCCCGTTTGGACTATAG GGATAAAAATCGACGACTGGACAACCGATCTATGGACCTGCTATGGCGAGGAAGCGCCAATTTGGGCAACACCTCGGACATCTTCACCTCAGTTCTGTACCGACATTACAGCGCTCCCCCAAATTTTTGCTTCGACATTGTTTGCAATGACGCTGCAATTAACGACGATCCAGAATCTCCCGATTACAACTTAGAGGAACGAGTTGGCGAATTTGCCGATTTTGTGCGCGAACAAGCCAAACATTACCCAACCAACAACATTTTGGTGACAATGGGTGATGATTTCAGATACGAGGCCGCAATGACCACTTACATGAACCTCGACTTACTTATCAA AGGATTCGAAACGTTTGAACAAAAAGTGGACGACAAGAGGATCAAAGTTCTCTACTCGACTCCGTCTTGCTACACCAAAGCAGTGAACGACTATGTTAACAGTAACAACCAAGCACTTGAGTTGAAAACTGATGATTTTTTCCCATATGCTGATGGGCCTAACACTTACTGGACCGGTTATTTCACCTCAAGGCCTGCTTCCAAACATTTCGAACGTCAGGGTAATAACTTACTACAGGTTGTGAAACAAATAGCAGCGAATTTGCAACAACCATACGATCGAGAAGAAATGACCGAGTTGAAGGAAGCTGTTGGTGTGATGCAACACCATGATGCTATCACCGGTACTGAGAAGCAACACGTGGCCAAAAACTACCACTTTCTTCTATCCCGTGCTATGAAGAGTGCGAATGATTTCGTTGGTGCACTACTttc taTTTTCATCAGTCGAGATGCTTTCGATTTCGAATTTGATTCATGTCTCCTTGCGAATGTTAGTTCTTGTGACAAAACCAACTCCGATAAGTTCACTCTTGTGGTTTACAATCCTCTAAGTCACACAACCACAACTACGGTCATGTTGCCGGTTTATGAAAGAACTAGTTGGAAAATAACAGATCCAGACGGAAACTCAGTTGATTATCAAATTGATTCGTCTTTGACTGATTTCACGTACGTTGAAGATGCCACAACTTCGGCAAACACTGTGCAATTTGCGGCCAAAGATTTGCCACCTCATGGTTACAAAGTCTATCAGTTTGAAGCaacaaaaaaagaagagaCTGGTAAACCAAGCCCGAGACGAGTGGTGGGCTATGAT AACGCCAGTTTCGAAATCAGTGAACAAACCGGTCTTCTAGAAGCCGTCACCTTGAACGGAATCCGAGTTGAAGTAAGCCAAGACTTCCAATACTACGAAAGCCAGGACAGTAGTGGGGCTTACATTTTCGTCCCTCAAGGCCAGGAAGCCAAACGTATTGCTTCAGGTCCTATCACTACAACTCTGGTGACTGGAAACGTCTCTCAAGGAGTGTTACAAGAATTCGGTTCTTGGGCTCGCCAGTTCATCAAAGTTTACAAAGACGACCAAAATTTTATCGAGTTCGATTGGATCATTGGACCTATTGACATCAGTGACAATGTGGGCAAGGAAGTCATAACTAAATTTACAACACCTTTGAAGAATAACGGAGAGTTTTACACCGATTCAAACGGGCGTGAGTTTATCAAACGGACGAGAAATCATCGACCGGATTATGACTACAGTGACGAACAGCCCGTTTCTGGAAACTATTACCCGGTTAATAACCGAATTGCCATTCGAGACGATGACCAAAAAATCGAACTTGCCATTATAACAGACCGCTCTCAAGGTGGTTCAAGTCTCAACGATGGGGAAGTGGAGCTTATGGTACACAGGGCTTGCCAACACGATGATGGTAGAGGTGTTGGTGAGAATCTAAACGAGCAAGAGTTCGGTCAAGGAATCAAAGTTAGAGGAAAACACTATTTAGTTGTTGGTCCCACATCTGGACAAGAGAAAAAATCACTGGCTGCTATTGAAAGAGAGATCGCTCAAAGAAAAACAGTAACACCTTGgttctttgtttcaaataagGACGCTACTGGGGCTCTTAACCAACTACAACACAGTGGTTTGAAGAGCGATTTGCCCGAGAATGTTCAGATTTTGACTTTGGAACCGTGGGATGACGATACTGTACTTTTACGACTTGAACATGTTttggaaaaaggggaagatgATAACTTGTCGAAGGACGTAACAGTGGATTTGTCCGATTTGTTCACATTTTTCACCATTAATGAACTGCAAGAAACAACACTAGGGGCTAATATGCTTCTGGAGGAAAATGTGAGGATGCACTGGCCTGGAAGTAGTGACGATGGGAGTCAGAAAGTCAAGAACGTCACTGATTTGAAAGTGACTTTGTCACCGATGGAGATCAGAACATTTGTGGCGAAAATTACATACAATCCATTGTAG